From Qipengyuania psychrotolerans:
TTGTCCCCGAAGAGCGATGACGAGCGCGCCTCGTCGCCGAGCTTTGCCGGATCTGAACGCAAATCGGGGCCGGGAATTTCCACTCGCTCGCCCGGTTCGGGAAGCATGGCGACAAGTTCGCCCGCGGCCGCGCTGGCCCCGGCTTCGTCCTGCCCGCAGAAGAAGTAAATTGAGCAGTCACGCACAATTCCCGGAGCCTTCGCGGCGAATTCTGCGCCCTTTAGCTTCACTGCTCGCGCAGCGTCAGCGCCACGCGGGTGACGATCCTGTCTGCAATCTCGCGCGAGAGGTTCTCGAGCGCAGTCTGTTCGGCCGCGATGGTCGCATATTCGCTGGAAACGACATCGATACCGGCATCCGCGCCCTCGGTCGCATCAAGCAGAATATCGCCGGTACTCGCATCGACGAGCTGGTAGCGCGCGCGCAGGGTCCTGCGTTCGCGGCTCACGGTATCGTCGGCCAGAATGCCGAGCGCCTCGAGATTATCGTCCAGGCGCACATCAAGCCGGTAGCGGGGCGAGACGTCGCCCGCAGCGCCGAGCCGGTCGTTGAGCTCGGTACGCACAAGCCAGCCAGCGCGCCCTGCGATCGGCGGTACATCGACCGCTGCCAGACCTTGCG
This genomic window contains:
- the lptE gene encoding LPS assembly lipoprotein LptE, with the protein product MRTIISSLTLVAASVGLAACGLSPMYAGGGSGAVAQGLAAVDVPPIAGRAGWLVRTELNDRLGAAGDVSPRYRLDVRLDDNLEALGILADDTVSRERRTLRARYQLVDASTGDILLDATEGADAGIDVVSSEYATIAAEQTALENLSREIADRIVTRVALTLREQ